The following coding sequences lie in one Plasmodium sp. gorilla clade G2 genome assembly, chromosome: 11 genomic window:
- a CDS encoding alpha/beta hydrolase, putative produces the protein MLILFYIFYIFYIFCFPLIILSERKSKINYQNNRWFASSDDKIIMNNFFIKLNKIKNFSNCNTLWKIKKCEYFFLSHKNVKNNWNKISVGSITSSSNNDKITDDVLDGISYSIRDNTHIFKDETKDIPIVLLHGCYGSRKNFIFFSKLLKSNKVITMDLRNHGDSKHTENMLFDEIENDIKNVLQKLHIKKCCLIGFSLGGKASMYCALKNSSLFSHLIIMDILPFNYNSNKVHIKLPFNISQVTSILYHIKHEKKPRNKLEFLQYLKCELPDISNSFAQFLCMSLKENNDKNQLTWKINIEAIYKDLPFIMNFPLNPEEYKYHNPCSFIIAKKSDLVCSIPNFDKIIKDYFPSASQIILDNSTHTVYIDEAQQCANIINEMLNK, from the coding sequence atgcttattttattttatattttttatattttttatattttctgttTTCCACTTATAATCCTTTCAGAAAGAAAgtcaaaaataaattatcagAATAATCGTTGGTTCGCATCCAGTGACGATAAAATCataatgaataatttttttataaaattaaataaaattaagaaCTTTTCAAATTGTAATACTCTTtggaaaattaaaaagtgtgaatattttttcttatctcATAAAAATGTGAAAAATAATTGGAATAAAATTTCTGTTGGTAGTATAACaagtagtagtaataatgataaaataacaGATGATGTATTAGATGGAATTTCTTATAGTATCAGAgataatacacatatattcaAAGATGAGACAAAAGATATTCCAATTGTATTATTGCATGGATGTTATGGAAGTcgaaaaaattttatattttttagtaAACTATTAAAATCAAATAAAGTGATAACAATGGATTTAAGAAATCATGGAGATTCTAAGCATACTGAAAATATGCTATTTGATGAAattgaaaatgatataaagaaTGTTTTacaaaaattacatataaaaaaatgttgtTTAATTGGATTTAGTTTAGGAGGAAAAGCATCAATGTATTGTGCTTTAAAAAATAGTTCCCTTTTTTcacatttaattattatggATATATTAccatttaattataatagtaataaagtTCATATAAAGTtaccttttaatatatctcaAGTTACTAgcatattatatcatataaaacaTGAAAAGAAACCAAGAAATAAATTGGAATTCttacaatatttaaaatgtgAATTACCAGATATTTCAAATTCATTTGCACAATTTCTATGTATGTCacttaaagaaaataatgataaaaatcaATTAACATGGAAAATTAATATTGAAGCAATTTATAAAGATTTACCCTTTATAATGAATTTCCCATTAAATCcagaagaatataaatatcataatCCATGTAGTTTTATTATAGCCAAAAAATCAGATTTAGTTTGTTCTATTCCAAATTttgataaaattataaaagacTACTTTCCTTCAGCTAGCCAAATCATTTTAGACAATTCAACTCATACGGTTTATATAGATGAAGCCCAACAATGTGctaatataattaatgaaatgttaaataaataa
- a CDS encoding transcription factor with AP2 domain(s): MSNPFNSFENIKGDNDNQSGYEKMNEYLNANQNINLNESTKDHINIKNDDVIIKNNNVCNDSHYESDKMCNDTNKYYITPNDNENINSNNHIHNMNEIFLENKMNNEEDNKILNNITEYKMNDQHENQINDSNDGLIKENIINFHNSNENIQMDNINDDVMRDCLDISNYEQDNMNVCDEAKKNESLKYNSENDKNSEKEIELDISINCDNTNIINSTNNNNNNNDNIKYSSGYEIKYISEEEKEKNNVVTQENVNYEDNTIKNNCDYFKETDQNVVDTKIDNINVVNEESEMWNESYVNNNNNIINNANVLDVVHNNMLSNDPMFINSHVSSKDEEKQNGDNLNNHIINDTIDKEEEKYMNNESSIMINKDNYSNINSTLNNENIYDTIDYEPKQICSDSDTYTYNNINNNDIENITNTEIYKNDFNMINEQFVDKENYHDDKGDNINVEHSSLFIKNELTSLSQNDVNVNATNEVMVSSGIEQNILNNELNNDDFINNQNNEQQDENKEDQMDSDINEKKKIYNDKNINHNNDMNNMNDNNDHNDYNMDTKQNKQDKEEDKINPSNEINDTFTLNKFEENNIPKNMNPGYIEQKVSNDTMISDVVMNEVETNNSNNNNNNNNNNNMKNIVKKISQDTIIVDVNDELLDPNTNNNFIKKKVSEDTIVSAMQSERKEGKKNKRAANKMNEQKVLTPTKNLENDVSPIGSVSKTRQTRKSGNMSKMKQIDQMKQINQLNQLNQLNQLNQLNQLNQLNQLNQLNQLNHMNNIYHMNNSNPVKDGYNSNLMNGDNMNNYIKMNDFNGDMDCTYSQIGEKKNYIRNNVKGREIININNDKYLQWFDTIYTVCVKLDDLCCRMSGTFPHSMNIWEREGKINMHTLKSAFYKYEDMKLNLHNNDEADKSVMMSANYGGNNNADCIDSNYMKSNYMSPNIMNKNNELKIKRIKKYNMDDNNMSMYTKNGINKQLNVTNDDRKNYASNDAYVSNDHYTPMDNMSQMDNISPMDNISQMNNISQMNNISQINNISQINNISPIEDYSQADNYTPNMMDPNICNNFIGCNKNNKMMNTNAVHDYVIPNDLYNIENMNVMGNNNINYEKTKRTRRKTSEKNMKTGKITKEEMELLKMYNNENNISNITNMSNISNISNISNMSNMSNNLINNGKYSNDLFFHQNGFNNCSLYNDENNMNCSEHVNIIPTNHNNNNILCSNNQINTFSLNNNVINYNDENTSTTKKGRKGNRKINTPKNIEKKTPKKNSTVNRSNNKIIKNESEFEYLLELSDKEGPNLDNPEDLKCDVAGVYWDKRSWIASWYDNGKRYYKSFSAKTHGFYKSKFWAIKVRLSKVKGQTIFGKNSRKNKNNKTEVDNTNGNNNNVNNMNSVNNVNSVNNMNNMNNINHVNNVNNVNHINHVNNVNHINHVNNINNTNMNGSSLNNPLLNGMNMNNLHINNMNRNNLNMNNINMNNVNDINNVNINNPNIINDNHMPYHTPIMPVNNNIPLNNL; encoded by the coding sequence ATGAGTAATCCATTTAATTCTTTCGAAAATATTAAAGGAGACAATGATAATCAAAGTGgatatgaaaaaatgaatGAATACCTCAATGctaatcaaaatataaatctgAATGAATCTACAAAAGaccatattaatattaaaaatgatgatgttataattaaaaataataatgtatgtAATGATTCTCACTATGAAAGTGATAAAATGTGTAATGATActaacaaatattatataacacctaatgataatgaaaatataaatagcaATAATCATATACACAATATGAATGAAATTTTTTTAgagaataaaatgaataatgaagaggataataaaatattaaataatataacagaatataaaatgaatgatCAACATGAGAACCAAATAAATGATTCGAATGATGGATTAATAAAAgagaatataattaattttcataatagtaatgaaaatattcaaatggataatataaatgatgatgtAATGAGAGATTGTTTGGATATCTCAAATTATGAACAGGATAATATGAACGTATGTGATgaagcaaaaaaaaatgaatcattgaaatataattcagagaatgataaaaattcagaaaaagaaattgaaCTGGATATATCTATTAATTgtgataatacaaatattataaacagtacaaataataataacaataataatgataatattaaatatagttCTGGTtatgaaattaaatatattagtgaagaagaaaaggaaaaaaataatgtggTCACACAAGAAAATGTTAATTATGAAGATAatacaattaaaaataattgtgATTATTTTAAAGAAACTGATCAAAATGTTGTTGATACAAAAATAGACAACATCAATGTTGTTAATGAAGAAAGTGAAATGTGGAATGAATcatatgttaataataataataatattataaataatgcaAACGTATTAGATGttgttcataataatatgttatcaAATGATCCTATGTTTATAAACTCTCATGTTTCATCAAAGgatgaagaaaaacaaaatggtGATAATTTAAACAACCATATTATTAATGATACCATAGACAAGGAAGAAGagaaatatatgaacaacGAATCATCtattatgataaataaagataattataGTAATATCAATTCTACAttgaataatgaaaatatatatgacacTATAGATTATGAACCCAAACAAATTTGTAGCGATAGTgatacatatacatacaataatataaataataatgatatagaaaatataacaaacacagaaatatataaaaatgattttaaTATGATAAACGAACAATTTGTAGACAAAGAAAATTATCATGATGATAAGGGTGACAATATAAATGTTGAACATTCtagtttatttataaaaaatgaattaactTCCTTGTCTCAAAATGATGTAAATGTGAATGCAACAAATGAAGTTATGGTTTCTTCTGGAAttgaacaaaatatattgaacAATGAacttaataatgatgattttataaataatcaaaataatgaacAGCAGGATGAAAATAAGGAAGATCAAATGGATAGTGAcataaatgagaaaaaaaaaatatataacgataaaaatataaatcataacaatgatatgaataatatgaatgataacaATGAtcataatgattataatatggACACAAAACAAAATAAGCAAGACAAAGaagaagataaaataaatccatccaatgaaataaatgataCATTTACACTTAATAAgtttgaagaaaataatataccaaAGAATATGAATCCTGGATATATCGAACAAAAGGTAAGTAATGATACAATGATAAGTGATGTTGTAATGAATGAAGTGGAAACAAACAACagcaacaataataataataataataataataataatatgaaaaatattgttaaaaaaattagcCAAGATACTATAATTGTTGATGTTAATGATGAATTATTAGATCccaatacaaataataattttataaaaaaaaaagttagtGAAGATACTATTGTCAGTGCAATGCAAAGTGAAAGAAaggaaggaaaaaaaaataaaagagcagcaaataaaatgaatgaacAAAAGGTATTGACCCCTACAAAAAATTTGGAAAATGATGTGAGTCCAATAGGAAGTGTAAGCAAAACGAGACAAACAAGAAAAAGTGGAAATATGAGTAAAATGAAACAAATTGATCAAATGAAACAAATTAATCAATTAAACCAATTAAATCAATTAAACCAATTAAATCAATTAAACCAATTAAATCAATTAAATCAATTAAACCAATTAAACCAATTAAACCACATGAACAATATATATCACATGAATAATTCTAATCCAGTTAAAGATGGATACAACTCCAATCTCATGAATGGAGATAATATGAACAACTACATTAAAATGAATGATTTCAATGGAGATATGGATTGTACGTATTCACAAAttggagaaaaaaaaaattatataagaaataacgTGAAGGGTagagaaattataaatattaataatgacaaATATTTACAATGGTTTGATACTATTTACACTGTATGTGTAAAATTAGATGATTTATGTTGTAGGATGAGTGGTACATTTCCTCATTCAATGAATATATGGGAAAGAGAAGGAAAAATTAATATGCATACATTAAAATCagcattttataaatatgaagatatgaaattaaatctacataataatgatgaagcAGATAAATCTGTTATGATGAGTGCGAATTATGGAGGAAATAATAATGCAGATTGTATTGATagtaattatatgaaatcTAATTATATGTCTccaaatataatgaataaaaataatgaactcaaaataaagagaataaaaaaatataatatggatgataataatatgtcaatgtatacaaaaaatggtataaataaacaattaAATGTAACAAATGATGATAGGAAAAATTATGCTTCAAATGATGCTTATGTTTCAAATGATCATTATACTCCAATGGATAATATGTCTCAAATGGATAATATATCTCCAATGGATAATATATctcaaatgaataatatatcacaaatgaataatatatcacaaataaataatatatcacaaataaataatatatcaccAATAGAAGATTATTCACAAGCTGATAATTACACTCCTAATATGATGGATCcaaatatttgtaataattttataggctgtaataaaaataataaaatgatgaATACAAATGCTGTTCATGATTATGTAATACctaatgatttatataatatagaaaatatgaatgtgatgggtaataataatataaattatgaaaagaCAAAAAGGACAAGAAGAAAAACatcagaaaaaaatatgaaaactGGAAAAATTACTAAAGAGGAAATGGAACTATTgaaaatgtataataatgaaaataacatatcaaatataacaaatatgtCAAACATATCAAACATATCAAACATATCAAATATGTCAAACATgtcaaataatttaataaataatggaaaatattctaatgatttattttttcatcaaaATGGATTTAATAATTGTTCTTTATacaatgatgaaaataacaTGAATTGTTCAGAACATGTCAATATTATTCCAACTAatcataacaataataatattttatgttcaAACAATCAAATCAATACCTTTTCACTCAACAATAAtgtaattaattataatgatgaaaataccAGTACTActaaaaaaggaagaaaaggaaatagaaaaataaatacaccaaaaaatatagaaaaaaaaacacccAAAAAAAATTCCACAGTAAATagaagtaataataaaattatcaaaaaCGAAAGTGAATTTGAATATCTCTTAGAATTATCAGACAAAGAAGGACCCAATTTAGATAATCCAGAGGATTTAAAATGTGATGTAGCTGGAGTATATTGGGATAAGAGAAGTTGGATAGCATCATGGTATGACAACGGGAAACGTTATTATAAATCTTTCTCAGCAAAAACTCATGGGTTCTATAAATCGAAATTCTGGGCTATTAAAGTTAGATTGTCAAAGGTTAAAGGACAAACAATTTTTGGAAAAAATagtagaaaaaataaaaataacaagaCAGAAGTAGATAATACAAATGGGAATAACAACaatgtgaataatatgaatagtgTGAATAATGTGAATAgtgtgaataatatgaataatatgaataatataaatcatgtaaataatgtaaataatgtaaatcatataaatcatgtaaataatgtaaatcatataaatcatgtaaacaatattaataacaCAAATATGAATGGCTCCTCTTTAAATAATCCTCTCTTGAACGGAATGAATATGAACAACCTCCATATTAACAATATGAACAGAAATAATTTAAACatgaacaatataaatatgaataatgtaAATGACATCAACAATGTAAATATCAATAAcccaaatattattaatgataatCATATGCCTTATCACACTCCTATTATGCCAGTTAATAATAACATACCccttaataatttataa
- a CDS encoding DnaJ protein, putative, producing MRIYIFSFVLLYFLFVNNVNCLLKRVLNRFYCNNENCYDILGVNEKASLDEIKFSYYRLLKNAQKNYDKEKKKRIVKAFNILINKSTRKYYDYYLKHPNSILNLIYLNIYIFCKLFKIISILLLIGLLLCVFQYIHNKYELKRVIQKSSKNKAFKKEVQNRLSSRHPGFMNYDIKMKKKIEEQIEEEVVQEIVMINNQKTKKLLLADLIIVKLLFLPKQLWFYIMWNIKWIIKYNILNEDYDENDKIYITRKYMNISTDRWNTLNPEDKKNYLKKELWMKKNQEEFLEEIKEKERLNKISSAKYKKQIRMKKRGLSFNYND from the exons atgagaatatatattttttctttcgttttgttatattttttatttgtgaaTAATGTTAATTGTCTATTAAAAAGAGTGTTAAATCGCTTTTATTGTAACAATGAAAATTGTTATGATATTTTAG gCGTTAACGAAAAAGCTAGCTtagatgaaataaaattttcGTATTACAGACTTTTGAAGAATGCTCAAAAGAATtatgataaagaaaagaagaaaagaataGTAAAAGCGTTcaacatattaataaataagagtacaagaaaatattatgattattatttaaaacatcCCAATAGTATTttgaatttaatatatttgaatatatatatattttgtaaattatttaaaataatttcgatattattattgattGGATTGTTATTATGTGTATTTCagtatatacataataaatatgaattaaaaagaGTAATTCAGAAATCATCTAAAAATAAGGCATTTAAAAAGGAGGTTCAGAATAGGTTGTCTAGTCGTCATCCTGGATTTATGAATTATGatataaagatgaaaaagaaaatagaaGAACAAATTGAAGAAGAGGTAGTACAAGAAATTGTTATGATTAATAATCAGAAAACTAAGAAATTATTACTAGCTGAtttaataatagtaaaacttttatttttacctaAACAATTAtggttttatattatgtggAATATAAAATggattattaaatataatatattaaatgaagattatgatgaaaatgataaaatatatattaccagaaaatatatgaacatatcAACCGATAGATGGAATACACTAAATCCagaagacaaaaaaaattatttaaaaaaagaattgtGGATGAAAAAAAACCAGGAAGAATTCCTTGAAGAAATAAAGGAAAAGGAGAGATTGAATAAAATATCTAGtgctaaatataaaaaacaaataagaaTGAAGAAAAGAGGTTTAagttttaattataatgattag
- a CDS encoding DNA-directed RNA polymerase I, putative — protein MEDIKYRDNFIKLGEEGPRNATTTNFYGSYYLSDKEDYFDIKRFEENLEMHVIKNEENILIIEIKNLNVSIANALRRIMLSEVPTIAIEKVNMYQNTGIIADEILCHRLGLIPFKFDADLINYKEENEKYNHLNCFCFKLHVKYSNKRIGNDNYQSIYSKDLKWCPINEQQRIKFEKKPPKVVDDNILITKISSGQEIELICFLQKGIGKTHAKWSPVCTAVYKMYPHFSFNTNEQLTIQEKQDLVNICPQKVFDIEDSQQIIVKNPLSCSTCRVCIEKYPKKISFQKEKNHFIFTIESTGCFSAADIFKKALFILRQKVINVKEALDEQLCP, from the coding sequence ATggaagatataaaatatcgagacaattttataaaacttGGAGAAGAAGGTCCAAGGAATGCAACTACTACAAATTTTTATGGTAGTTATTATTTATCAGATAAAGAAgattattttgatataaaaCGATTTGAAGAGAATTTAGAAATGCATGTAATAaagaatgaagaaaatatattaataatagaaataaagAATTTGAATGTTTCTATTGCTAATGCTTTAAGAAGAATTATGTTATCTGAAGTACCTACGATTGCTATAGAGAAAGTAAATATGTATCAGAATACTGGAATAATAGCTGATGAGATATTATGTCATCGTTTAGGATTAATACCTTTTAAATTTGATGCagatttaattaattataaagaagagaatgaaaaatataatcatttaaattgtttttgttttaaattaCATGTAAAATATAGTAATAAAAGAATAGGTAATGATAATTATCAATCTATTTATTCAAAAGATTTAAAATGGTGTCCTATAAATGAACAACAAAGAataaaatttgaaaaaaaaccACCTAAAGTtgttgatgataatatattaattactAAAATTAGTAGTGGTCAAGAAATTGAATTAATCTGTTTCTTACAAAAAGGAATTGGTAAAACACATGCAAAATGGTCACCTGTTTGTACAGCTGTCTATAAAATGTATCcacatttttcatttaatacaAATGAACAACTAACCATTCAAGAAAAACAAGATCTAGTAAATATATGTCCACAAAAAGTTTTCGATATTGAAGATAGTCAACAAATTATTGTTAAAAATCCTCTCAGTTGTTCAACTTGCAGAGTATGTATTGAAAAATATcctaaaaaaatatcattccaaaaagaaaaaaatcattTCATATTTACAATTGAATCCACTGGATGTTTCTCAGCTGcagatatttttaaaaaagctTTATTCATCTTAAGACAAAAAGTAATAAATGTAAAAGAAGCCCTAGACGAGCAACTATGCccctaa
- a CDS encoding translation initiation factor eIF-1A, putative, with product MPKNKGKGGKNRRRGKNDNEGEKRELLYKEEDQEYAQVLRMLGNGRLEAHCFDGVKRLCHIRGKMRKRVWINSGDIILVSLRDYQDSKADVIAKYTPDEARSLKAHGELPETAKINETDIFDDDGQNGVEFLDDESDEEAQEEMNNARRLDIEDI from the exons atgccAAAGAATAAAG gAAAGGGAGGTAAAAACAGAAGGAGAGGAAAGAATGACAACGAAGGAGAAAAAAGAGAATTATTATACAAGGAAGAAGATCaag aaTATGCTCAAGTTTTAAGAATGTTGGGTAATGGTAGATTAGAGGCTCATTGTTTTGATGGTGTCAAAAGATTGTGTCATATTAG gGGTAAAATGAGAAAAAGGGTATGGATTAATTCGGGTGATATTATTTTAGTGTCCTTAAGAGATTACCAAGACAGCAAAGCTGATGTTATAGCAAA ATATACTCCTGATGAAGCCAGAAGTTTGAAGGCTCATGGAGAATTACCAGAAACAGCgaaaataaatgaaacaGATATTTTTGATGACGATGGACAAAATGGAGTGGAATTTTTAGATGATGAATCTGATGAAGAAGCTCAAGAAGAGATGAACAACGCAAGAAGACTTGATATAGAAGAT atataa